DNA from Acetomicrobium sp. S15 = DSM 107314:
CCTCTGCAGTTAGGCGCTCATAAACTAAGTCGATTAGCTCTAAAGAGAGATCGCATTGGGCATCACTCAAAATATCACTTATGACGTCATAAGTGATATAACCGCCTTGCATCTTGCCCAAGGTTACGAGATGCTGACAACACCGTTCCAAGATTGCCCCTTTATCCGTTAGCATGACAAACCCAACTTTCGGCAACTTGATCGCAAATTGCCTCAGGGTTTACTCCTCGCCACGAAATGCCCCATCCTCAGAACTTTCAACTCTTACTCTCTTAAGGATTACAACCTCTGACTGCTTTCATTTAATCTAAAGGTTAATTTATACCCCAAGTATCATGGAAGTCAATCATCTGAGTCGCCTCACCTAAAATCAAAGTGAAATTACCGCTTACCAAAAGCTTTGCCTTAAACGGCATAGATGAAGCAAGCCATCGATGCATAAGGACAAGAGAACTTACGCGGGAACAGCGGCCGCTGAGGCTGCAAATAACGCCATGTGTCCCGGCGCTGTCGTACCCATGCTCCTTTTTGGCATATCAGGCGATGCGGTTACCGCTGTGACGTTGGGCGTTTTCATGATCCATGGTCTGATTCCCGGCCCACAACTACTTGTAGATCAGGCTGACGTGGTGAGAGCAATGTTGTTCGCTCTGCTCGCCTCATCGCTGCTGATCTACGACACCTTGCTATTATTTGGCAGACATTACGTGAAAATATGCAGCGTCAGGAAAGAGGTGCTTTACCTGTTTGTCGCGATGATTTCGATCATAGAG
Protein-coding regions in this window:
- a CDS encoding tripartite tricarboxylate transporter permease, with the translated sequence MHKDKRTYAGTAAAEAANNAMCPGAVVPMLLFGISGDAVTAVTLGVFMIHGLIPGPQLLVDQADVVRAMLFALLASSLLIYDTLLLFGRHYVKICSVRKEVLYLFVAMISIIEFYCAAYSPFQVLLAI